One part of the Flavobacterium johnsoniae UW101 genome encodes these proteins:
- a CDS encoding SusC/RagA family TonB-linked outer membrane protein: MKLKFNGFLVLLLVLVAQLSFAQERAVSGTVSDNAGMPLPGVSVLVKGTKAGTQTDFDGKYSIKASSSQVLVFSYIGMKTQEIAATSSTVNVKLAGDAQELESVVVTTALGVKREKKSLGYATQEVKGGDLRNGTSSGNFLNELSGKVAGVNITRNSNFGGSTSAISRGVKAIGQSNEMLIVIDGMPINNGNNTNDGTTAQSSGGRGFDYGNNAMDINPEDIESVNVLKGATASALYGYLAGNGVLMITTKKGKAKRGLGITVSSEVVTGSPDKSTFVKYQKDYGAGYGGSFGEQDIDGDGIPDLVVAMGDDASVGDAFDPTLNVYQWDAFSLYPGNNNYGKATPWKAAANDPFKFFKNSLSLVNSISFEDGNEKTNVVFNYTNTKQTGILPNSELRKNNFSLKLNHQFTDRLSLSTFANFSAQETLGRNMTGYSANLISGFRQWWQTNVDIKELERAYNNSGGENITWNRKSVANGAPAYWNNPYFERYQNYQNDSRNRFIGYANFTYKIADWLSATAKVSTDTYAEIREERVAVGSVAKTFGINALDETSGYQRYNGNFSEQNYNLLLNFKHNFGENVSLTGVAGGTIRNTYFNQITASTQGGLIIPGIYSLSNSRAASPYPYERETKTSVNSYYASASLGFLDTYFIDATARRDAFSNLPADDNSLISSSVSGSWVFSKNIDASWLSFGKLRGGYSESPLGTPALALVDTYTKYDPFNNNQMYSVNSIKNNPDLRPIKTNTTEVGLEMQFLNRRIGFDVSLYKNINDGEAVRVPYSTATGYTSKYVNAAKIENKGIEVQFNVTPVKTNNFAWDINVNWSKNENMVTALADGVSNLQISSFPGTVTLNAVVGQPFGVLKGTDYTYTADGQRVINPATGRYVINTSTNNIIGNINPDWIGGIRNKFTYKSLSFSFLIDTKHGGDIFSTDQWYGVGTGLTNETAGNNDLGIPKRNTLVNGGGVILEGVYADGTPNTTRTAYSTGGAITNAYTNGPRSQYVYDAGFIKLREVNITYSLPSSLVQKMKLVDAKISLIGSNLWIIQKNIPDADPESGLGSNVGSQGLSIGSLPTTRNIGCNLTIKF, encoded by the coding sequence ATGAAACTAAAGTTCAATGGATTCTTAGTGCTTTTATTAGTACTAGTTGCGCAACTTTCTTTTGCGCAAGAAAGAGCTGTTTCTGGAACAGTTTCTGACAATGCAGGAATGCCTTTACCAGGTGTAAGTGTATTAGTTAAAGGAACTAAAGCAGGAACACAAACAGACTTTGATGGTAAATATTCGATCAAAGCATCATCAAGCCAAGTTTTGGTATTTAGCTACATTGGGATGAAAACTCAAGAAATAGCTGCAACTTCATCTACAGTTAACGTAAAATTAGCTGGAGATGCACAAGAGCTTGAAAGCGTTGTTGTAACAACAGCTTTAGGTGTTAAAAGAGAGAAAAAATCTCTTGGATACGCTACTCAAGAAGTAAAAGGAGGAGACCTAAGAAATGGTACTTCTAGTGGTAACTTTTTGAATGAACTTTCAGGAAAAGTTGCCGGTGTTAACATCACAAGAAACTCAAACTTTGGTGGTTCAACAAGTGCAATATCAAGAGGGGTTAAAGCTATTGGTCAAAGTAATGAAATGTTAATCGTTATTGATGGTATGCCAATCAACAATGGTAACAACACAAATGACGGAACAACAGCTCAATCATCAGGAGGTAGAGGTTTTGACTATGGTAATAACGCTATGGATATCAATCCAGAGGATATTGAAAGTGTTAACGTATTGAAAGGTGCAACTGCATCTGCATTATATGGTTATTTAGCAGGAAACGGAGTTTTAATGATTACTACTAAAAAAGGTAAAGCTAAAAGAGGATTAGGTATTACAGTTTCATCTGAGGTAGTAACAGGAAGCCCTGATAAATCTACATTCGTAAAATATCAAAAAGATTACGGTGCTGGTTACGGAGGTTCTTTCGGAGAACAAGATATCGATGGTGATGGTATTCCAGACTTAGTAGTTGCTATGGGAGATGACGCTTCTGTAGGAGATGCTTTTGACCCAACATTAAATGTTTACCAATGGGATGCTTTCTCATTATACCCGGGAAACAACAATTATGGAAAAGCAACACCATGGAAAGCTGCTGCTAACGATCCATTTAAATTCTTCAAAAATTCACTTTCATTAGTAAACAGCATCTCTTTCGAAGATGGAAACGAAAAAACTAACGTTGTTTTCAACTATACTAATACTAAACAAACTGGTATTTTACCAAACAGTGAATTAAGAAAAAACAACTTCAGTTTAAAATTAAATCACCAATTTACAGACAGATTATCTCTTAGTACTTTTGCTAATTTCTCAGCACAAGAAACTCTAGGTAGAAACATGACAGGATACAGTGCCAACTTAATTTCTGGTTTCCGTCAATGGTGGCAAACAAACGTTGATATTAAAGAGCTTGAAAGAGCTTACAACAATTCAGGCGGAGAAAACATCACTTGGAACAGAAAATCTGTTGCTAATGGAGCTCCAGCTTACTGGAACAACCCATATTTTGAGCGTTACCAAAACTATCAAAATGACAGCAGAAATCGTTTCATAGGTTACGCAAACTTTACTTACAAAATTGCTGACTGGCTTTCTGCAACAGCAAAAGTTTCAACAGATACATATGCTGAAATCCGTGAAGAAAGAGTAGCTGTAGGTTCTGTAGCTAAAACTTTCGGTATTAACGCACTAGACGAGACTTCTGGATACCAACGTTACAACGGAAACTTCTCTGAGCAAAACTATAATTTACTTCTTAACTTCAAACATAACTTTGGTGAAAACGTAAGTTTAACTGGAGTAGCTGGGGGTACAATCAGAAATACATATTTCAACCAAATCACAGCTTCTACACAAGGAGGTCTTATTATTCCTGGAATCTACAGTTTATCAAACTCTAGAGCTGCTAGTCCATATCCATACGAAAGAGAAACAAAAACATCTGTTAACAGTTATTATGCTTCTGCTTCGTTAGGTTTCTTAGATACTTATTTCATCGATGCAACTGCACGTAGAGATGCTTTCTCTAACTTACCTGCAGACGATAACAGCCTAATTAGTAGCTCTGTTTCTGGTAGCTGGGTTTTCTCAAAAAACATCGATGCTAGCTGGTTAAGTTTTGGTAAATTAAGAGGAGGTTATTCTGAAAGCCCACTTGGAACACCTGCTTTAGCTTTAGTTGACACTTATACAAAATACGATCCGTTCAACAACAATCAAATGTATTCTGTTAACTCAATCAAAAATAATCCAGATTTAAGACCTATTAAAACAAACACTACAGAGGTAGGTCTTGAGATGCAATTCTTAAACAGAAGAATTGGATTTGATGTGAGTTTATATAAAAACATAAACGATGGTGAAGCAGTAAGAGTACCTTACTCAACTGCAACAGGTTATACATCTAAATATGTAAATGCTGCAAAAATCGAAAATAAAGGTATTGAGGTTCAGTTTAACGTAACTCCAGTAAAAACTAATAATTTTGCTTGGGATATTAACGTAAACTGGTCTAAAAACGAAAATATGGTTACAGCTTTAGCTGATGGTGTAAGCAACTTACAAATATCTTCTTTCCCTGGTACTGTAACTTTAAATGCTGTGGTTGGACAACCTTTCGGAGTATTAAAAGGAACAGATTACACTTACACAGCAGATGGGCAAAGAGTTATCAACCCAGCTACTGGTAGATATGTAATCAATACATCTACTAACAATATCATAGGAAACATCAATCCAGACTGGATTGGAGGTATTAGAAATAAATTCACATACAAAAGTTTATCTTTCAGTTTCTTAATTGACACTAAACATGGTGGTGACATTTTCTCTACTGACCAATGGTATGGTGTAGGAACAGGTTTAACTAATGAAACAGCAGGAAACAATGATCTTGGAATTCCTAAAAGAAATACACTTGTTAATGGTGGTGGTGTAATTCTTGAAGGTGTTTATGCTGACGGAACTCCAAACACTACGAGAACTGCTTATTCTACAGGTGGAGCAATAACAAATGCTTATACAAATGGACCTAGAAGCCAATATGTTTATGATGCTGGTTTTATCAAATTAAGAGAGGTTAACATTACTTATAGCTTACCATCTTCATTAGTACAAAAAATGAAATTAGTAGATGCGAAAATTTCACTTATTGGTTCTAACTTATGGATAATTCAGAAAAATATTCCAGACGCAGACCCAGAAAGTGGATTAGGATCTAATGTTGGATCTCAAGGTCTTTCTATTGGTTCTTTACCAACAACTAGAAATATTGGTTGTAACTTAACAATAAAATTCTAA
- a CDS encoding SusD/RagB family nutrient-binding outer membrane lipoprotein encodes MKNRLIILISFIALFSSCSDDFGNMNQDTKNPTVTTPEFLFTNAEKFMVDQVTSTSVNFNVFRLYAQQWTEVQYPQETQYDLTGRTIPDRHWATYYRDVLRDFKEAKQLLLTQKANFTGTPDGLIVIENKIAIIDILSSYCYNILVDTFGDVPYTEALDIDGHPQPKYDDAQTIYKDLLSVLTAASHKLDHSEGSFDSADLIYGGDTQKWAKFANSLRFRMAITMADVDLTYATTEALAAQADGLILTSADGTYMPYTTNTTNNNPLYLDLVASGRDDFLPANTFVNKMNALSDPRRAKYFTEYPAGSGQYKGGVYGTVNVYGDFSHLTPTIKDPVYPGVLFTYSEVEFLLAEAAERGIAVGGTAESHYNAAITASLQDWGVASGDITTYLARPDVAYATATGTWKQKIGEQAWIAYYNRGFEAWTSYRRLDFPVLAAPAVTFGDITEVPKRYSYPGIEQTLNAANLEAAVAKLGNNAVTTKLFWDKF; translated from the coding sequence ATGAAAAATAGACTAATAATATTAATATCATTCATTGCCTTATTTTCATCATGCTCTGATGATTTTGGGAATATGAACCAAGACACAAAAAACCCTACCGTAACTACTCCTGAATTTTTATTTACAAATGCAGAGAAATTTATGGTGGATCAGGTGACAAGTACATCTGTAAACTTTAATGTATTCAGATTGTATGCTCAACAATGGACAGAAGTACAATACCCACAGGAAACTCAATATGACCTTACTGGACGTACAATTCCAGATCGTCACTGGGCTACTTACTACCGTGATGTATTAAGAGATTTTAAAGAAGCAAAACAACTTTTACTTACTCAAAAAGCAAATTTTACAGGAACTCCTGATGGCTTAATTGTAATAGAAAACAAAATTGCTATTATTGACATTTTATCTTCTTACTGCTACAATATCTTAGTTGACACTTTTGGTGATGTTCCTTATACTGAAGCTTTAGATATAGATGGACATCCACAACCAAAATATGATGATGCTCAAACAATCTACAAAGATCTTTTGTCTGTATTAACAGCGGCATCTCACAAATTAGATCATAGTGAAGGAAGTTTTGATTCAGCTGACCTTATTTACGGTGGAGACACTCAAAAATGGGCTAAATTCGCAAACTCTCTTCGTTTTAGAATGGCTATCACAATGGCTGATGTAGACTTAACTTATGCTACTACAGAAGCATTAGCAGCACAAGCTGATGGTTTAATTTTAACAAGTGCAGATGGAACTTATATGCCGTATACTACTAACACGACAAACAACAACCCATTATACCTTGATTTAGTGGCTAGTGGTCGTGATGATTTCTTGCCTGCTAATACATTTGTAAATAAAATGAATGCACTTTCTGATCCTAGAAGAGCTAAATACTTTACAGAATATCCAGCTGGTTCAGGACAATATAAAGGTGGAGTATATGGAACAGTTAACGTATATGGTGATTTCTCTCACTTAACTCCAACGATTAAAGACCCAGTTTATCCAGGTGTATTATTCACTTACTCTGAAGTAGAATTTTTATTAGCAGAAGCTGCTGAAAGAGGTATTGCTGTTGGAGGTACTGCTGAATCTCATTACAATGCTGCAATTACTGCGTCATTACAAGACTGGGGAGTTGCTTCAGGAGACATTACGACATATTTAGCAAGACCTGATGTTGCTTATGCTACAGCTACAGGAACTTGGAAACAAAAAATTGGAGAACAAGCTTGGATCGCTTATTACAATAGAGGTTTTGAAGCTTGGACGTCATACAGAAGATTGGATTTCCCTGTTTTAGCAGCTCCTGCTGTAACTTTTGGAGATATCACTGAAGTTCCTAAACGTTACTCTTATCCAGGAATTGAGCAAACATTAAATGCTGCAAATCTAGAAGCTGCAGTTGCAAAATTGGGTAACAACGCTGTAACTACTAAACTTTTCTGGGATAAATTCTAA
- the rlmB gene encoding 23S rRNA (guanosine(2251)-2'-O)-methyltransferase RlmB: MEKEHQIFGIRAIIEAIQAGQEVDKVFIQKEISGELMKDLMKVMKRANINFSYVPVEKLNRLTPNNHQGAVATISPIGFIDIEHLVESTIASGSKPLFLILDQISDARNFGAIIRTAECTGVNGIIVQKAGSAPVNGDTVKTSAGAVFNVPICKVEHIKDAIFYLQGSGIKTVAATEKTDQNIYDLSLNEPLAIIMGSEDRGINPSVLKIVDEKAKLPMFGSIGSLNVSVACGAFLYEAVRQRS; the protein is encoded by the coding sequence ATGGAAAAAGAACATCAAATATTTGGCATTAGAGCCATTATAGAAGCAATACAAGCAGGTCAGGAAGTCGACAAAGTATTTATACAAAAAGAGATTTCTGGAGAGTTAATGAAAGATTTGATGAAGGTAATGAAACGTGCCAACATCAATTTCTCTTATGTTCCTGTTGAAAAATTAAATCGGTTAACACCAAACAACCACCAGGGTGCTGTTGCTACAATTTCACCAATTGGTTTTATCGATATAGAACATCTTGTTGAATCAACTATTGCTTCGGGTTCAAAACCTCTTTTTTTAATTTTAGATCAAATCTCTGATGCCCGAAATTTTGGTGCTATAATCAGAACTGCAGAATGTACTGGTGTTAATGGCATCATTGTTCAAAAAGCAGGTTCAGCGCCGGTAAATGGTGACACTGTTAAAACTTCAGCAGGAGCTGTTTTTAATGTGCCAATCTGTAAGGTTGAACATATTAAAGATGCTATTTTTTATTTACAGGGTTCGGGAATTAAAACAGTAGCAGCAACTGAAAAAACAGATCAAAATATTTATGACTTATCATTAAATGAACCATTAGCTATTATAATGGGATCTGAAGATCGAGGAATAAATCCTTCTGTTCTTAAAATCGTAGATGAAAAAGCTAAATTACCAATGTTTGGATCTATAGGATCATTAAATGTATCTGTTGCCTGTGGGGCATTTTTATACGAAGCTGTCCGTCAAAGAAGTTAA
- a CDS encoding DUF2490 domain-containing protein, translating into MSLNPNHTILNKKACSILVMLLITSISCGQTIHYNQFWGEVQFNRTINEKWSTELNLGTSYSSTESSPNIFEQNTQRSFRGWGHYYLNPRWKLSSFIAYYNNKDVPEIGQFESPEWRFALQGIYYFHKTGYTLSTRMRTELRHMRNQDDTYENVIRYRQQIKYLKPINSKVLRSGVVYAIASDEIFLKSETKVTGLSFFDRNRLNLGAGYLFTDDIQIEITYANEYLPRDNGNQIVNAGSLTLTFNNLFKNLSKKLLHQTPQENDE; encoded by the coding sequence ATGTCTTTAAACCCTAATCATACCATACTAAATAAAAAAGCATGTTCAATACTTGTAATGTTATTAATTACAAGTATTAGCTGCGGACAAACCATACACTACAATCAATTTTGGGGAGAAGTTCAATTTAACAGAACCATCAATGAAAAATGGTCAACAGAACTAAATCTTGGCACTAGCTACAGCAGTACAGAATCATCTCCGAATATATTTGAACAAAATACGCAAAGATCTTTTCGCGGGTGGGGACACTATTATTTAAATCCGCGTTGGAAGCTTTCTTCTTTTATAGCTTATTACAACAACAAAGATGTTCCTGAAATTGGTCAGTTTGAATCTCCTGAATGGAGGTTTGCTTTACAGGGTATTTATTATTTTCATAAAACGGGGTACACACTTAGCACAAGAATGCGAACGGAACTTCGACACATGAGAAACCAAGATGACACTTATGAAAATGTGATTCGATATCGGCAGCAAATTAAATACTTAAAACCAATAAATAGTAAAGTTCTCCGAAGTGGTGTTGTTTACGCAATAGCTTCTGATGAAATCTTCTTAAAATCAGAAACCAAAGTAACCGGACTAAGTTTTTTTGACAGAAACAGATTAAATCTTGGAGCTGGGTATTTGTTTACAGATGACATTCAAATTGAGATAACTTATGCAAATGAATATCTGCCTAGAGATAACGGAAATCAAATCGTAAATGCAGGTTCACTAACTCTTACTTTCAACAATCTGTTTAAAAACCTAAGCAAGAAACTTTTACATCAAACTCCTCAAGAAAATGATGAATAG
- a CDS encoding rhomboid family intramembrane serine protease: MNDNHFKFSNAVVGLPLFFVLFLWIIYWIQIRFDVDFYQNGIYPRDFSGLQGVLFSPFIHENLEHLYNNSIPLLVLLAALQFFYPKQSFVVIVFGILFSGLITWIIGRANFHIGASGLIYVLVSFIFFKGIQTKYYRLVALSLSVILLYGGMIWYVFPDVDKTISWEGHLAGFITGFGLSLYYKTPEYTKPIIYDWQRPDFDPSADPFMKHFDEDGNFVNTEVVEEETENLDSFFNSNITVNYIVTKSESGDKG, encoded by the coding sequence ATGAATGATAATCACTTTAAATTTTCGAATGCAGTTGTTGGACTTCCGCTGTTTTTTGTGCTTTTTTTATGGATAATTTATTGGATTCAAATTCGTTTTGATGTCGATTTTTATCAAAACGGAATTTATCCGAGAGATTTTTCCGGATTGCAAGGTGTATTATTTAGTCCTTTTATTCACGAAAACTTAGAGCATTTATATAATAATTCAATTCCGCTTTTAGTATTATTGGCAGCATTACAATTTTTCTATCCGAAACAGTCATTTGTGGTAATTGTTTTTGGAATTTTATTTTCGGGATTGATAACATGGATTATCGGCAGGGCAAATTTTCATATTGGAGCAAGCGGACTGATTTATGTTTTGGTCAGCTTTATTTTCTTTAAAGGAATTCAAACTAAATATTATCGATTAGTGGCACTTTCATTGTCAGTTATCCTGCTTTATGGCGGAATGATTTGGTATGTATTTCCAGATGTAGATAAAACAATTTCCTGGGAAGGTCATCTGGCGGGATTCATAACTGGATTTGGGCTTTCGCTGTATTATAAAACTCCAGAGTATACAAAACCTATAATTTACGATTGGCAAAGACCAGACTTTGATCCTTCAGCAGATCCTTTCATGAAGCATTTTGATGAAGATGGTAATTTTGTGAATACCGAAGTTGTTGAAGAAGAAACAGAAAATTTAGATTCTTTTTTTAATTCTAATATTACTGTAAATTATATTGTAACGAAATCAGAATCAGGAGATAAAGGTTGA
- a CDS encoding replication-associated recombination protein A, protein MEAPLAERIRPRTLEDYISQSHLVGPNGSLTQQISKGIIPSLIFWGPPGTGKTTLAQIIAQESKRPFYELSAINSGVKDIRDVIEKAKQSGGLFTAKNPILFIDEIHRFSKSQQDSLLAAVEKGWITLIGATTENPSFEVIPALLSRSQVYILNAFTKDDLEALLHRAIKIDKELSSKNITLKETEALLRLSGGDGRKLLNIFELVVNASASDEIVITNDRVLALVQQNTVLYDKTGEQHYDIVSAFIKSIRGSDPNGAVYWLARMIEGGEDVKFIARRMLILSSEDIGNANPTAFIMANNTFQAVSTIGYPESRIILSQCAIYLATSPKSNASYMAIGNAQQLVKQTGDLPVPIHLRNAPTKLMKELGYGEDYKYSHDYANNFAEQEFLPDAIKETVLYNPGSNSRENSNREFLKNRWKDKYGY, encoded by the coding sequence ATGGAAGCACCTTTAGCAGAGCGTATTCGCCCACGGACACTAGAAGATTATATAAGTCAAAGTCATTTGGTAGGCCCGAATGGCTCTTTAACGCAGCAAATTTCGAAAGGAATAATTCCGTCCTTAATTTTTTGGGGACCGCCGGGAACTGGAAAAACGACTCTGGCACAAATTATTGCACAAGAATCTAAACGTCCCTTTTATGAACTGAGTGCCATAAATTCTGGAGTTAAAGATATTCGAGATGTAATTGAAAAAGCCAAACAAAGCGGAGGACTTTTTACTGCCAAAAATCCTATTTTATTTATTGATGAGATTCACCGATTCAGCAAATCGCAGCAAGATTCACTTTTAGCTGCAGTTGAAAAAGGATGGATCACACTTATTGGCGCAACCACAGAAAACCCAAGTTTTGAGGTCATTCCCGCATTATTATCCCGAAGTCAGGTTTATATACTAAACGCGTTTACGAAAGACGATTTAGAAGCGTTATTACACCGTGCCATAAAAATTGACAAAGAACTTTCTTCAAAAAATATAACCCTTAAAGAAACAGAAGCCTTATTAAGACTTTCAGGAGGTGACGGAAGAAAACTACTCAACATTTTTGAGCTTGTAGTTAATGCATCTGCAAGTGATGAAATAGTAATAACAAATGATCGCGTTCTTGCATTAGTTCAGCAAAATACCGTTTTGTATGATAAAACCGGAGAGCAGCATTATGACATTGTTTCTGCTTTTATAAAATCGATAAGAGGAAGCGACCCAAACGGAGCCGTTTATTGGCTGGCAAGAATGATCGAAGGCGGTGAAGATGTAAAATTCATAGCACGAAGAATGCTTATTTTATCGAGTGAAGATATTGGAAATGCAAATCCAACGGCATTTATCATGGCTAATAATACTTTTCAGGCCGTTTCTACAATTGGATATCCGGAAAGCCGAATCATTTTAAGTCAATGCGCTATTTACCTGGCAACATCGCCAAAAAGCAATGCGTCGTATATGGCAATTGGAAACGCACAGCAGTTAGTAAAACAAACGGGCGATTTACCGGTTCCAATTCACTTAAGAAATGCGCCGACTAAACTTATGAAAGAGTTAGGTTATGGTGAAGACTATAAATATTCGCATGATTATGCCAATAATTTTGCCGAACAGGAATTTCTTCCTGATGCTATAAAAGAAACGGTTCTTTACAATCCGGGAAGCAATTCAAGAGAGAACAGCAACCGCGAATTTTTAAAGAACCGCTGGAAAGATAAATACGGATATTAA
- a CDS encoding YjjG family noncanonical pyrimidine nucleotidase: MNTNITDIFFDLDHTLWDFDKNSQMAFDRIFKNNFEGIKIEDFIEKYLPINQECWRLYQNDQITHQELRYNRLKLSFDALNYSMTDENIDQISNDYIEFLTDNNYLFDGAIEVLEYLKPKYKLHIITNGFAHVQEKKINNASLGGYFTTITNSELAGVKKPNSIIFDYAVNLAQSSKENSIMIGDDFDADVNGALNAGMDAIFFNVKNIETPQNYKQINHLLELKKYL; encoded by the coding sequence ATGAATACTAATATTACAGACATTTTTTTTGATTTAGATCATACATTGTGGGACTTTGATAAAAACTCTCAAATGGCTTTTGATCGTATTTTTAAAAACAATTTCGAAGGAATCAAAATTGAAGATTTTATTGAAAAATATCTTCCAATAAACCAGGAATGCTGGAGATTATATCAAAACGATCAAATTACGCATCAGGAATTGCGTTATAATAGACTGAAGCTTTCTTTTGATGCTTTGAACTATTCAATGACGGATGAAAATATAGATCAGATTTCAAACGATTATATAGAGTTTCTAACAGATAATAATTATCTTTTTGATGGTGCTATTGAGGTTCTGGAATATTTAAAACCAAAGTATAAACTTCACATTATTACGAATGGTTTTGCTCATGTTCAGGAAAAGAAAATTAATAATGCTTCGCTTGGAGGTTATTTTACCACGATTACGAATTCTGAATTAGCAGGTGTTAAAAAGCCAAATAGTATTATCTTTGATTATGCTGTCAATTTGGCCCAGTCATCAAAAGAAAACAGTATTATGATTGGAGATGATTTTGATGCCGATGTTAACGGAGCTTTAAATGCAGGTATGGACGCTATTTTTTTTAACGTAAAAAATATCGAAACACCTCAAAACTATAAACAAATTAATCATTTATTAGAACTTAAAAAATATTTATAA
- the radC gene encoding RadC family protein, whose product MEGSHFAIKDWSEDDKPREKLMLKGKEALSDAELMAILIGSGSRNESAVALSQRILASAKNLNSLWKMSVSQLIKFKGIGEAKAVSIVAALELGRRQRAEDILKLKKITSSKDAFTIMQPIIGELPHEEFWVLFLNNSNKVISKAQLSKGGIAGTIVDVRLVFKLGLENGATGLILCHNHPSGELNPSQADKQITKKIKTAGEILDVKILDHLIITETKYYSFVDEGIF is encoded by the coding sequence ATGGAAGGAAGTCATTTTGCTATAAAAGATTGGTCAGAAGATGATAAGCCTCGCGAAAAATTAATGCTTAAGGGCAAAGAGGCTCTGAGTGATGCTGAATTAATGGCTATTTTAATTGGTTCTGGAAGTCGTAACGAATCTGCTGTTGCATTAAGCCAGCGGATTTTAGCTTCTGCTAAAAATTTAAACTCTTTATGGAAAATGTCTGTTTCGCAGTTAATAAAGTTTAAAGGAATAGGAGAGGCCAAAGCAGTTTCAATTGTTGCTGCATTAGAATTAGGCAGAAGACAGAGAGCGGAAGATATATTGAAGTTAAAAAAAATAACTTCGAGTAAAGATGCCTTTACTATTATGCAGCCAATTATTGGCGAACTTCCTCACGAAGAATTTTGGGTGCTTTTTCTTAATAATTCAAATAAGGTAATTTCTAAAGCACAATTGAGTAAAGGAGGAATTGCCGGAACAATTGTAGATGTGCGGTTGGTTTTTAAATTGGGATTAGAAAATGGCGCTACTGGTTTGATTTTGTGCCATAATCATCCTTCTGGAGAGTTAAATCCAAGTCAGGCTGATAAACAGATTACTAAGAAAATAAAAACGGCAGGAGAGATATTAGATGTTAAAATTTTAGACCATTTGATTATAACTGAAACAAAATATTATAGTTTTGTAGATGAAGGAATTTTCTAA